A window of Diabrotica virgifera virgifera chromosome 9, PGI_DIABVI_V3a contains these coding sequences:
- the LOC126891388 gene encoding uncharacterized protein LOC126891388: MSGVPCTILVSIEDRLNFPTKMALVVIRQLFRYGLRSISLRNDRILIDLVYTPKSTTLSRKFGNLPVKYIRMQINDSNEIGLFEKAMKRYYFDLEEETEALPPPPTTTPSIKSIQKEPLKKKLKRRVTQHVESIDLDQNSQVWSFDEHIIDDDDDKEDHTRRATISETRNDYGDDDDDDCTTTLIPPTE, from the exons ATGTCTGGTGTACCATGTACAATTTTGGTATCCATAGAAGATAGATTAAATTTCCCCACGAAAATGGCTCTAGTAGTCATAAGGCAGCTATTcag ATATGGTTTAAGAAGCATATCTCTCCGGAATGATAGAATCTTAATAGACTTAGTATATACCCCAAAGTCCACAACGCTGTCGAGAAAATTTGGTAACTTACCAGTAAAATATATCCGTATGCAAATAAATGATTCTAATGAGATAGGATTGTTTGAAAAAGCAATGAAGAGATACTACTTTGACTTAGAGGAGGAGACAGAAGCTCTTCCTCCTCCTCCTACTACTACTCCTTCTATTAAATCAATTCAGAAGGAACctttaaagaaaaaattgaagaGGAGAGTAACACAGCATGTTGAGTCCATTGATCTTGATCAAAATTCACAAGTGTGGTCATTTGATGAACACATTatagatgatgatgatgataaagaaGATCATACCAGAAGAGCGACAATAAGTGAGACCAGAAATGACTACGGCGACGACGATGACGATGACTGCACCACCACATTGATACCTCCTACGGAGTAA
- the LOC126891389 gene encoding uncharacterized protein LOC126891389, producing the protein MNGSILNVNKTVPVDESIINSEYHTHLPYSATSLDNNDEIRIPIQSQNIYTYPSESYIILEGNLISQEKGHYSTKLSFINNGFLHLFEECRYELGGTIIARSRFPGITSTLKGYASFTPNDCIKNANSGWSITEHPKIVEPTTGYFNVCIPLKQILGFGEDFKKIIINLQQELVLVRSHTDFNATITTDGATDTPKVKITKIMWKVPHISVSDEQKLVLLQHLEMQNNLEISFRNWSLQKLPVLPKTKSYDWTIMTVKQSEVPRYMIVGFQTDRENSKTRDNSDFDHCNLTNLKVYLNSEVYPYDNLNIDFKKKHYAIAYEMYARFQESYYFQGKSEPCLSLTNFIQKAPIFIIDCSHQNEAVKGGAIDVRLELESSENFPDNTSVYCLIIHDRTVIYNPLSNLVKVQ; encoded by the coding sequence ATGAACGGTAGTATACTTAATGTCAATAAAACTGTACCTGTAGATGAATCTATAATTAACTCTGAATATCATACACACCTTCCATATTCAGCTACATCTTTAGACAATAATGATGAGATTAGAATACCAATTCAATCAcaaaatatttatacatatccCAGCGAGAGTTATATAATTTTGGAGGGAAATTTGATATCACAAGAAAAAGGCCATTACAGTACGAAACTCAGTTTTATCAATAATGGATTTCTTCATTTATTTGAAGAATGTAGATATGAACTTGGAGGAACAATAATTGCGCGTTCTAGATTTCCTGGAATCACATCAACATTAAAAGGATATGCATCATTTACTCCCAATGATTGTATTAAAAATGCCAATTCTGGTTGGTCCATAACGGAGCATCCTAAAATTGTTGAACCGACAACGGGTTATTTTAACGTTTGCATTCCACTGAAACAAATTTTAGGCTTTGgagaagattttaaaaaaattattattaatttacaacAGGAACTCGTATTGGTTCGCAGTCATACTGATTTTAACGCAACTATAACGACAGATGGTGCTACTGATACTCCAAAagttaaaattacaaaaattatgTGGAAAGTACCTCATATATCTGTTTCTGATGAACAAAAATTGGTATTATTACAACACTTGGAAATGCAAAATAATTTGGAAATTTCATTCAGAAATTGGTCTTTACAAAAGTTACCAGTTCTACCAAAAACAAAATCTTACGATTGGACCATCATGACAGTTAAACAAAGCGAAGTGCCTCGATACATGATTGTAGGTTTTCAGACAGATAGAGAAAATAGTAAAACACGAGATAATAGCGATTTTGATCATTGTAATTTGACTAATTTAAAAGTGTATTTGAATTCTGAGGTTTATCCATATGataatttaaatattgattttaaaaagAAACACTATGCCATTGCTTATGAAATGTATGCAAGGTTTCAAGAATCATATTATTTTCAAGGTAAAAGCGAACCTTGCTTATCCTTAACCAATTTCATACAAAAAGCACCGATATTCATCATAGATTGTAGTCACCAAAACGAAGCAGTAAAAGGTGGTGCTATAGATGTGCGATTAGAACTAGAATCATCAGAAAACTTTCCAGACAACACTTCAGTATACTGTTTAATAATTCATGATCGTACTGTTATCTACAATCCATTATCAAATTTAGTAAAAGTGCAATAA